The Heliangelus exortis chromosome 21, bHelExo1.hap1, whole genome shotgun sequence genome includes a window with the following:
- the FZD9 gene encoding frizzled-9 yields MAAVRLRLALSVLWQLAAAGRGLELVGLEGPRGRAARCQPVDIPMCRGIGYNLTRMPNLLGHESQREAALKLHEFAPLVEYGCHVHLRFFLCSLYAPMCTDQVSASIPACRPMCEQARHKCVPIMEQFNFGWPESLDCGKLPTKNDPNALCMEAPENASAAEPHKGQGMLPVAPRPWPPGTVEGRGPNSLGACDNPEKFQYVEKSLSCAPRCSPGVDVYWSREDKDFAFIWMAIWSTLCFVSTAFTVLTFLLDPHRFQYPERPIIFLSMCYNVYSVAFIIRSVAGAENIACDREKGELYIIQEGLESTGCTIVFLILYYFGMASSLWWVVLTLTWFLAAGKKWGHEAIEAHSSYFHMAAWGIPAMKTIVILTMRKVAGDELTGLCYVGSMDVSALTGFVLIPLSCYLVIGTSFILTGFVALFHIRKIMKTGGTNTEKLEKLMVKIGVFSILYTVPATCVIVCYFYERLNVDYWNLRALEQGCLHLPGRRAANCSLETSVPTVAVFMLKIFMSLVVGITSGVWVWSSKTLQTWQSLCNRKLGVRTRGKPCSGVSCGGVHCHYKAPTVMLHMTKTDPYLENPTHV; encoded by the coding sequence ATGGCGGCGGTGCGGCTGCGGTTGGCCCTGTCGGTGCTGTGGCAGCTGGCGGCAGCCGGGCGCGGGCTGgagctggtggggctggaggggccgcgggggcgggcggcgcgGTGCCAGCCGGTGGACATCCCCATGTGCCGGGGCATCGGGTACAACCTGACCCGAATGCCCAACCTGCTGGGCCACGAGAGCCAGCGCGAAGCCGCACTGAAGCTGCACGAGTTCGCCCCGCTGGTGGAGTACGGCTGCCACGTCCACCTGcgcttcttcctctgctccctctACGCGCCCATGTGCACCGACCAGGTGAGCGCCAGCATCCCCGCCTGCCGCCCCATGTGCGAGCAGGCCCGCCACAAGTGCGTCCCCATCATGGAGCAGTTCAATTTCGGCTGGCCCGAGTCTCTCGACTGCGGCAAGCTGCCCACCAAGAACGACCCCAATGCTCTCTGCATGGAGGCCCCCGAGAACGCCTCAGCTGCCGAGCCACACAAGGGGCAGGGCATGCTGCCCGTGGCCCCCCGGCCGTGGCCGCCGGGCACTGTCGAGGGCCGGGGACCCAACAGCCTGGGGGCCTGTGACAATCCTGAGAAGTTCCAGTACGTGGAGAAGAGCCTCTCCTGTGCGCCCAGGTGCTCCCCTGGGGTGGATGTCTACTGGTCCAGGGAGGACAAGGACTTCGCCTTCATCTGGATGGCCATCTGGTCCACCCTCTGCTTCGTCTCCACTGCCTTCACCGTCCTCACCTTCCTGCTCGACCCCCATCGCTTCCAATACCCCGAGAGGCCCATCATCTTCCTCTCCATGTGCTACAACGTCTACTCCGTGGCCTTCATCATCCGCTCGGTGGCAGGTGCTGAGAACATTGCCTGTGATCGGGAGAAGGGTGAGCTCTACATCAtccaggaggggctggagagcacGGGCTGTACCATTGTCTTCCTCATCCTCTATTACTTCGGCATGGCCAGCTCTCTCTGGTGGGTTGTCCTCACCCTCACCTGGTtcctggctgctgggaagaAGTGGGGACATGAGGCCATCGAGGCCCACAGCAGCTACTTCCACATGGCTGCCTGGGGCATCCCAGCCATGAAGACCATCGTTATCCTCACCATGCGGAAGGTGGCAGGGGACGAGCTCACGGGGCTCTGCTACGTGGGGAGCATGGATGTCAGTGCCCTGACTGGCTTTGTCCTCATCCCCCTGTCCTGCTACCTGGTCATCGGCACCTCCTTCATCCTCACGGGCTTCGTCGCCCTCTTCCACATCCGGAAGATCATGAAGACAGGTGGCACCAACACGGAGAAGCTGGAGAAACTGATGGTGAAGATCGGGGTCTTCTCCATCCTCTACACTGTCCCGGCCACCTGTGTTATTGTCTGCTACTTCTACGAGCGCCTGAACGTGGATTACTGGAACCTGAGGGCCCTGGAGCAGGGCTGCCTGCACCTTCCTGGCCGGCGTGCTGCCAACTGCTCCTTGGAGACCTCGGTCCCCACTGTGGCTGTCTTTATGCTAAAGATTTTCATGTCGCTGGTGGTGGGCATCACCagtggggtgtgggtgtggaGCTCCAAGACGCTGCAGACCTGGCAGAGCCTGTGCAACAGAAAGCTGGGGGTGAGGACGAGGGGCAAGCCATGCAGCGGGGTGAGCTGCGGTGGGGTCCACTGCCACTACAAAGCCCCCACGGTCATGCTGCACATGACCAAGACGGACCCGTACCTGGAGAACCCAACACACGTCTAG